From Aegilops tauschii subsp. strangulata cultivar AL8/78 chromosome 5, Aet v6.0, whole genome shotgun sequence:
TTGTGTTCATACATCAAATTCAACAACTTACAATGGCGCCATGCGTCCAGCTATCCACTCAAGAAACTTACAACGGCGCTGTCTGTGTGTCCAGCCAGCCACCAATTCAATCCTATCTACATACAACCCAATCACTATTGTACATGTACACACAACCTCTCAGGGAAaggaaacaaaacaaaaactCTCCAGGTGGAAGACCTCCGAGGAGGATCCATGGTTCTATGATGGCAAATATCACCACTGTTGCAGGGTCATTTCTGGTAGAGACCACAAAAGATGAAAGCATGAATCAGGCTCTGCGCCCTCTTCGTTTGTTCGGGGTCTCCACATATAATAACTGTTGAATTTGTATCTCCGGGCTTTGGATCATGTACTGTAATTTCAGCGCCGGATATCTGAAAGGTAGGCAACACTGTCAGCCCTGTGGCCGGATGCTCCTTAAACGGGTTACATAGAGTTTACGTCTAGAGAGCCAGAGGCAGCCAAGACTTAAGGACTGTTTCAAGTGCGTGTGCAAGAGTGATAAAAAGCTGAAATATATGCAAGTGATATGCGCGGACTGTATTATGGCATTAAGAGTTTAAGACAAAACGACAAGCCAAAATTTATACGATGAGCACAAGGTAACATGGGACAACGACAAGTATCGTTTAATCTGATTTAGGTAAACAATAAAGAAGAGTGTACGTACCTTCTTTATCTCAGCGAGGTCACTGTCATTGGCTCCACAAACAAAACCTATGTACTTGCAAGGAATAACAACTTCAGTTGTTGTAGTTGCTGGTGTAGCCACTTGGTTTTCACTGCTGATGATGTCAGAAAAATGGTGTTaatttcttcaagaaagggatcACTCCTACAGATTCAGTTATCAATGGACTAGAACTTCCACATAGATTGTATGCATGATATTTTGGACAAAAAGATATCATCTGATGGTAAATTCTGGTTTCACAGCCAGAGTGTAATGATTAAAAAAGAATGGGAAAAGCTGAATCAAACAGTTAGCATTGAACTTACCTTGCCCCTGGTCCCTTTCTGAAATCTACAGCTGGTACTATATCAGGCATGCTTCTTGGAGCGTCAGTTGCTGGTGCCTGCACATGATAAGGGACCTGATTCTTATACATTCAACCACAGCGCCTAAATCAGCAATCTGATGTGCATACAAATGATATTGTTTTGAACAAAATCCAATGGCAGATCATCCTAAACTGCAACCTTTACTGGGAGTTACTTGACAGTGGAAGTTCTTAATAGAGACCTTTGTGCACAATATGCTACCAACAACATGCTAAATTATTTATGCTTATGTCAAACAGCATTCTCCATGTACTAACCTCAGGAGCCCAGGTTCTTGGTGATGGCTGCTCAACAAAAGGACGAGGACCTCCTTGTTCACAACCATACGGGTAGGGCATCCTATCAGCACCCATGTGTTCCATTGGATGTGAAGGAGGTGGGCCAGGTGGTCGATGATCTGCCACATCAAAAGGACCCATGGGAGGATTAGGTCTGAAAGGATGCATAGGATAGGGAGGCATGCCTCCACTGTGATGTGGTGGAGCTTCTTGTCTTGATTGATGATGAGAAGGGTTCCCAACAGGTGGATACGGAGGCATGCCTCCACTAGGATGTGGCTTCGGGGGAATGATGAGATCTCTAATCCTCCCAGTGATATGACGCAATGCATCTTGGATGGACTGAAAGCTACCGGTGACCTGCAACAAGGGCTCGAGAAAGTTATAGTCTGAACTGCATCTCCTTAAGTGATCTTCTATTTTCCTCTCTTCTGTGGGTGATCCTATATATGTTAAGCATGATATCAAAATAGATGACTGACACACATATGCATCACAAGTGTATTTTCTTAGAAGGAAGGTTCAAGGGAAACAATTTGAAGGAACCAAGTAACTCAGATCATGTTCCAAATGGAGGACTTGGAGCACAAAATACGCAGTAGTTAAGAAATTACCATGAAAGAGTTGCAGCACAGCTACAGTACATGAACGGGAAATATTAGTTCTCTTAAACTACTTCACAGTACAAAGGTATACTGTAGTTCACTTTGTATCCTGGTGTACGTTAAAAAAGGTAGAAAAAATATTAAATATTCAACACAAGACCTTTTGCTAATACAGCTTCAAGTTGACGCGTACTATTATTTTCATGGTAGTTAAGAAATTACCATGAAAGAGTTGCAGCATAACTACAGTACATGAACGAAGAAAATATTAGTTCTCTTATACTACTTCACAGAACAAAGGCATCCTGCAGTTACCTTTTTTGAGAGAAAATGCACTCTGTAGTTCTCTTTGAATCCTGATGTGCGTTAAAAAAGGTAGAAATAACTTCTAAATATTCAACGCGAGACCTTTTGCTAATACAACTTGAAGCTGATGCATGCTGTTATTTCCATTTCATACTAAATGAACATTCTTAATACATTGCATTATTTGCTGTGGAGTAAACTAAGTTTACACTCAATGATGAAGCTTCAGTGCTTTTAAGGAAAATACACCAATAGATAATCCATCTAACACAGTTTCATTCAGTTAAGAGTCTGACACTTCAGATCAACCATCTTTAGTACCCAGCATTTTTTTCTCTACGACACTATATGCATGCAACCCCGAGCCCACCCACGCGGGTTCCCGGCATATTAGCAAACTATAAAAAGGGCATGTAACCTAGAGATAACTGTGATGTCCACGAGATTGAAACATACAAAGGCACGAAAAGTCAAAAGCTGGAGTGGTTGATTAGTGGAGCTGGAACATACCTGAACCAGCTCTTCATTTCGTTGTGCACATCTTGGAATTTGTTCATTCCCAAAAATTCGGATGCTGGCTCCTGTTACCTTCCTCATCTCTGCAATTATGGATCCACCTTTGCCAAGTAGGCAACCAATATGCTGCGCTGGAACAAGAAGCCTGGCAGGTACAGAAGAACTTTTATCCATAGACGCCTCCGAGATTTTAGAATATACCCGAATCAATGCGTCCTGAGATGGAGAATGCATCATCTCAGAATTCTGCACAAACAAAAATTGCATCCATCAAAAACATTTCGGACAACAGATAATGCATGGACAAAGTTATCCCCATATCCTTGTCAATACTGGCAGGATAGAGCCAGCATCCAACTTGCTGTGCATTGTCATGATATGCAAG
This genomic window contains:
- the LOC109742381 gene encoding KH domain-containing protein HEN4 isoform X4 produces the protein MEEQPPPLTLAAASAVPSLSTRRHCPFPEQQDPLPSSCQHGPQQTDLHSSSCFVACSSCPVSMASPGSEISGSFSAAKKALLLVSTCLQDNPRPDTSNFPSGRPFGPPGSGVGCPPGVDPHSQRSYLPPPHVPDYHARNFSSNGAAPGPRFFVEQEIMFRMICLNDMVGGVIGKGGSTIRALQSETGASVKVIDPVADSDERIIVISARENSEMMHSPSQDALIRVYSKISEASMDKSSSVPARLLVPAQHIGCLLGKGGSIIAEMRKVTGASIRIFGNEQIPRCAQRNEELVQVTGSFQSIQDALRHITGRIRDLIIPPKPHPSGGMPPYPPVGNPSHHQSRQEAPPHHSGGMPPYPMHPFRPNPPMGPFDVADHRPPGPPPSHPMEHMGADRMPYPYGCEQGGPRPFVEQPSPRTWAPEAPATDAPRSMPDIVPAVDFRKGPGASENQVATPATTTTEVVIPCKYIGFVCGANDSDLAEIKKISGAEITVHDPKPGDTNSTVIICGDPEQTKRAQSLIHAFIFCGLYQK
- the LOC109742381 gene encoding KH domain-containing protein HEN4 isoform X3 translates to MEEQPPPLTLAAASAVPSLSTRRHCPFPEQQDPLPSSCQHGPQQTDLHSSSCFVACSSCPVSMASPGSEISGSFSAAKKALLLVSTCLQDNPRPDTSNFPSGRPFGPPGSGVGCPPGVDPHSQRSYLPPPHVPDYHARNFSSNGAAPGPRFFVEQEIMFRMICLNDMVGGVIGKGGSTIRALQSETGASVKVIDPVADSDERIIVISARENSEMMHSPSQDALIRVYSKISEASMDKSSSVPARLLVPAQHIGCLLGKGGSIIAEMRKVTGASIRIFGNEQIPRCAQRNEELVQVTGSFQSIQDALRHITGRIRDLIIPPKPHPSGGMPPYPPVGNPSHHQSRQEAPPHHSGGMPPYPMHPFRPNPPMGPFDVADHRPPGPPPSHPMEHMGADRMPYPYGCEQGGPRPFVEQPSPRTWAPEAPATDAPRSMPDIVPAVDFRKGPGASSENQVATPATTTTEVVIPCKYIGFVCGANDSDLAEIKKISGAEITVHDPKPGDTNSTVIICGDPEQTKRAQSLIHAFIFCGLYQK
- the LOC109742381 gene encoding RNA-binding KH domain-containing protein RCF3 isoform X2; amino-acid sequence: MEIPPSSAPAGAGGAVAPATPASSSNPSPPPKRPSITLRLLCPSSRAAALRPARDLHVEHPPVGDEAVLVVSGPDAPAAAVRVWERVVGHSIGGDEAGEEGEEKEVAGVVGCRMLAAGGQVGCVLGKGGKTVERMRLESGAQIRVFRNREQVPPCALQGDELIHISGSFSAAKKALLLVSTCLQDNPRPDTSNFPSGRPFGPPGSGVGCPPGVDPHSQRSYLPPPHVPDYHARNFSSNGAAPGPRFFVEQEIMFRMICLNDMVGGVIGKGGSTIRALQSETGASVKVIDPVADSDERIIVISARENSEMMHSPSQDALIRVYSKISEASMDKSSSVPARLLVPAQHIGCLLGKGGSIIAEMRKVTGASIRIFGNEQIPRCAQRNEELVQVTGSFQSIQDALRHITGRIRDLIIPPKPHPSGGMPPYPPVGNPSHHQSRQEAPPHHSGGMPPYPMHPFRPNPPMGPFDVADHRPPGPPPSHPMEHMGADRMPYPYGCEQGGPRPFVEQPSPRTWAPEAPATDAPRSMPDIVPAVDFRKGPGASENQVATPATTTTEVVIPCKYIGFVCGANDSDLAEIKKISGAEITVHDPKPGDTNSTVIICGDPEQTKRAQSLIHAFIFCGLYQK
- the LOC109742381 gene encoding RNA-binding KH domain-containing protein RCF3 isoform X1 codes for the protein MEIPPSSAPAGAGGAVAPATPASSSNPSPPPKRPSITLRLLCPSSRAAALRPARDLHVEHPPVGDEAVLVVSGPDAPAAAVRVWERVVGHSIGGDEAGEEGEEKEVAGVVGCRMLAAGGQVGCVLGKGGKTVERMRLESGAQIRVFRNREQVPPCALQGDELIHISGSFSAAKKALLLVSTCLQDNPRPDTSNFPSGRPFGPPGSGVGCPPGVDPHSQRSYLPPPHVPDYHARNFSSNGAAPGPRFFVEQEIMFRMICLNDMVGGVIGKGGSTIRALQSETGASVKVIDPVADSDERIIVISARENSEMMHSPSQDALIRVYSKISEASMDKSSSVPARLLVPAQHIGCLLGKGGSIIAEMRKVTGASIRIFGNEQIPRCAQRNEELVQVTGSFQSIQDALRHITGRIRDLIIPPKPHPSGGMPPYPPVGNPSHHQSRQEAPPHHSGGMPPYPMHPFRPNPPMGPFDVADHRPPGPPPSHPMEHMGADRMPYPYGCEQGGPRPFVEQPSPRTWAPEAPATDAPRSMPDIVPAVDFRKGPGASSENQVATPATTTTEVVIPCKYIGFVCGANDSDLAEIKKISGAEITVHDPKPGDTNSTVIICGDPEQTKRAQSLIHAFIFCGLYQK